The following DNA comes from Streptomyces pristinaespiralis.
TGTCGTCCGGGCTGCGGCTGCCGAGCAGGAAATCGCCGACGGACGACTCACGCAGGTAGTCGAGGCCGAGCACGCGGGCGGACATGTCGGCGTCGCCGTTGCCCAGCCCGCACGGGGCGAGGCCCATCGCCGTCGCCACCAGGTACATGGTCTGGTAGAGCACACCGGTGTGCCGGAGGGTCGTCGCGTACGCGATGGCGCGGTACTTCCACGACATGCGCTGGAAGCGTGCCGTCATGGTGATCAGTACGTCCGGTCGCGCCTCCATGCCGGTCGCCCTGGACGCGACGTGGAACAGCGACTCGCGGTCGGCGGCCCCGTCGTTGACGAGGACGAGGCGGTGGGCGACGGGGTCGTAGTAGTAGATGCCCGCGTCGAGGCCCTCGCAGCGCCGCACGGTGACGTACAGCTCCAGCTCGTAGCCCTGGCCGCCGCTCGGGTAGGGGCGCGAGACGACCTCGTCGCGGCCGCTGCCCTCCTCCGGCGTGTAGTGGGCCCGCACCCGGGCCACGCGGTAGAGGAACTCGCCGAGCTGCCGTGCGGTCAGCGCCTGTTCGCCGTAGGAGCGGATGGAGCGGCGGGTCTCGACGGCGGCCGTCAGCGACGGGTCGCGGTCCGCGATGTCCTCGCGTGCCGGCCGGTGCAGCTCCACGGTGGGGCCCTCCGGTGCCGGCTTGATCGCGGGCTGCGGGTCGATCTCGTCCCGGTAGGGGTAGACGGCGCCGAACACGTCGTCGTAGCGGCCGGACCGGACGCGGGAGTGGAACAGCAGGTCGTGGAAGTCCCACTGCCGCAGCGTCGGTTCCGTGTCGGAGGCGAAGGCGCCGTCCGCGTGGGCCTGTTCGGCGAAGCCGGCGCCCACCAGGTGGCGGAGCACGTCCAGGGTCTCGCCGTCCGAGAGGCCGCCGGCCTTCGCCAGGCTCCCCGCCGTGACCGGCTCCCCGAGCGCGGCCGCGATCTCCCTGGCCGCCGGGTCGGACAGGACGGCCCTGAACTTCACCAGGGGCGACTCGAGCACCAGGGCGCCGTCCCGTGAGCGCAGGAACGCGAACCGGGAGAGACGTACCGGCACTTGGGCGTCCACCTCGCCCGCCATGTACTCGGCGTCCCGGGCGGTCGGCTCGAGCCTGATCAGCTCGCGGCGCCCGCCGGGGCCGCCGTGGGTGAGGACGCTGCGGGCGACGAGGTGGCCGACGCGGTCGAGGAACCGCTCCACCTGGACGCGTTCCGCGGGCCGCAGCCCTTCGAGCAGTTCGTGCACCGGAGTCGGCCCCTGGCTCAGACGCCGCAGCGCACGGCGGATGCCGCCGCGCACCGGACGCAGGGTGAAGGCGGTGACCGGGCTCGTCAGGGTCGCCGACTCGCCGTCGAAGGCGACGTGGACGTCGTCGCGGAAGACGGGCGCGGCCCGTGGCGGCGACGGCGCCTCCCCGGTCTCCCGTGGTGAATTCGTCTGCATGGTGGTCTCCGCTCGCGTGATGAGGACAGACGTCGG
Coding sequences within:
- a CDS encoding SagB/ThcOx family dehydrogenase, with the protein product MQTNSPRETGEAPSPPRAAPVFRDDVHVAFDGESATLTSPVTAFTLRPVRGGIRRALRRLSQGPTPVHELLEGLRPAERVQVERFLDRVGHLVARSVLTHGGPGGRRELIRLEPTARDAEYMAGEVDAQVPVRLSRFAFLRSRDGALVLESPLVKFRAVLSDPAAREIAAALGEPVTAGSLAKAGGLSDGETLDVLRHLVGAGFAEQAHADGAFASDTEPTLRQWDFHDLLFHSRVRSGRYDDVFGAVYPYRDEIDPQPAIKPAPEGPTVELHRPAREDIADRDPSLTAAVETRRSIRSYGEQALTARQLGEFLYRVARVRAHYTPEEGSGRDEVVSRPYPSGGQGYELELYVTVRRCEGLDAGIYYYDPVAHRLVLVNDGAADRESLFHVASRATGMEARPDVLITMTARFQRMSWKYRAIAYATTLRHTGVLYQTMYLVATAMGLAPCGLGNGDADMSARVLGLDYLRESSVGDFLLGSRSPDDTVAGEPEAGWRMLNDPQWSLQKDT